The proteins below are encoded in one region of Vicinamibacterales bacterium:
- a CDS encoding nuclear transport factor 2 family protein, with amino-acid sequence MKTILACIVLAALAPRAAAQSIPASRAADAAQIKREIEIICQAFVDKDRRTLEATHGADWRGFTPESDHVIRGRDGYMNEATFDPRTPKGQGMVGYRISDFDVVFYGDTAVASFVLDVDGVRGTQRVTQKLTILDVFHKEPRRWVQVASNTSYHADEFARRMSQLRPLGDAEKREVLATREGVWRSWFAGDAKQLTSLLAPELITIDSSSRFGSLESNLEASRGFAAGGGRLTRLVFPTTEFQAYGATVILYTTYDMDLLVDGKTRTERGAATEIFVRQGDRWIHTGWQLAPSTR; translated from the coding sequence ATGAAGACCATCCTCGCATGCATCGTGCTCGCAGCCCTGGCCCCTCGAGCGGCCGCGCAAAGCATCCCCGCCTCGCGCGCCGCCGACGCCGCGCAGATCAAGCGCGAGATCGAGATCATCTGTCAGGCCTTCGTCGACAAGGATCGCCGGACCCTGGAGGCGACACACGGCGCCGACTGGCGTGGCTTCACGCCGGAATCGGACCATGTGATCCGCGGCCGCGACGGCTACATGAACGAGGCCACCTTCGATCCGCGCACGCCGAAGGGGCAGGGCATGGTGGGGTATCGCATCTCCGACTTCGACGTCGTCTTCTACGGCGACACCGCCGTCGCCTCGTTCGTGCTCGACGTGGATGGCGTGCGCGGGACCCAGCGCGTCACGCAGAAGCTGACGATCCTCGACGTCTTCCACAAGGAGCCGCGGCGCTGGGTGCAGGTGGCGTCGAATACGTCGTACCACGCCGACGAGTTCGCCCGCCGCATGTCGCAGTTGCGGCCGCTCGGCGACGCCGAGAAGCGCGAGGTGCTCGCCACCCGCGAGGGGGTCTGGCGCTCGTGGTTCGCCGGCGACGCGAAGCAGCTCACCTCCCTGCTCGCGCCGGAGCTGATCACGATCGACTCGTCGTCGCGGTTCGGCAGTCTCGAGTCGAACCTCGAGGCGTCGCGCGGCTTCGCCGCGGGCGGCGGCAGGCTGACGCGGCTCGTGTTTCCGACGACGGAGTTCCAGGCCTATGGGGCGACGGTGATTCTCTACACGACCTACGACATGGACCTGCTGGTGGACGGCAAGACGCGGACCGAGCGCGGCGCCGCGACCG
- a CDS encoding histidine kinase — translation MAANRVRPWMLVSAAWIGPAVLGAVNEVAQRRLWGGERAGLGQILFASGDWLIYAFLTPLVFAVARRWPIARPHLARRALLHAAISLVFCAAWAGTGTLLKVALLGVPPEGWLLPFVSWTFITLPFGVSVYLAVVGIEHAIRYFVEARDREIQMARLSEQLSGARFAALQAQLNPHFLFNTLNTIAVLVRDGDRAGASRMVEQLSDVLRRTLNRGRANEVPLDEELELVRQYLAIEQARFPDRLRADIDADPALGAAAIPSFAVQHLVENAIRHGIAGSAAGGRVRVSASRDGGSLVVAVSDDGPGFDVTALPERHGLANTRDRLQALYGRAGALTLESRPAGGTVATLRVPYHEAAPDIEDGG, via the coding sequence GTGGCTGCAAATCGGGTGCGTCCGTGGATGCTGGTGTCGGCCGCGTGGATCGGCCCGGCGGTGCTCGGCGCCGTCAACGAGGTCGCACAGCGCCGCCTGTGGGGGGGCGAGCGGGCCGGACTGGGCCAGATCCTGTTTGCGAGCGGCGACTGGCTGATCTACGCGTTCCTGACGCCGCTGGTCTTCGCGGTCGCGCGGCGATGGCCGATCGCGCGCCCGCACCTGGCGCGCCGCGCGCTGCTGCACGCCGCGATCTCGCTGGTGTTCTGCGCCGCCTGGGCGGGCACCGGCACGCTGCTGAAGGTCGCCCTGCTCGGCGTCCCGCCGGAAGGATGGCTGCTGCCGTTCGTCAGTTGGACGTTCATTACCCTGCCCTTCGGCGTGTCGGTCTATCTCGCCGTGGTCGGCATCGAACACGCGATCCGCTACTTCGTCGAGGCGCGCGATCGGGAGATCCAGATGGCGCGGTTGTCCGAACAGCTGTCGGGCGCCAGGTTCGCCGCGCTGCAGGCGCAGCTCAATCCCCACTTTCTCTTCAACACCCTGAACACCATCGCCGTGCTCGTGCGCGACGGCGATCGCGCCGGCGCGTCGCGCATGGTCGAGCAGCTCAGCGACGTGCTGCGGCGGACGCTGAACCGGGGACGCGCGAACGAAGTGCCGCTCGACGAGGAGCTCGAGCTGGTGCGGCAGTACCTCGCCATCGAACAGGCGCGCTTCCCCGATCGCCTGCGCGCCGACATCGACGCCGATCCGGCGCTCGGCGCCGCGGCGATCCCGAGCTTCGCGGTGCAGCACCTGGTCGAGAATGCGATCCGGCACGGCATCGCGGGAAGCGCCGCCGGCGGACGCGTCCGCGTCTCGGCCAGCCGCGACGGCGGCTCGCTGGTGGTCGCCGTCTCGGATGACGGCCCCGGCTTCGACGTGACCGCACTGCCGGAGCGGCACGGCCTGGCAAATACCCGGGACCGCCTGCAGGCCCTGTACGGGCGCGCCGGGGCGCTGACGCTGGAGAGCCGGCCGGCGGGCGGGACGGTCGCAACCCTGCGCGTGCCGTATCATGAAGCGGCGCCGGATATCGAAGATGGCGGATGA
- a CDS encoding LytTR family DNA-binding domain-containing protein, translated as MADEWTVLIADDEPAARRGVRQLLAGYAEFTVCGEARNGADALAALDARRPDLLFLDIQMPGLDGFDVIRRRTPERMPLLVFLTAYDQFALRAFEAQALDYLVKPVTEARFAATMARVTRQLRAARAIEPEPPIVVTTAKGITVLRPRDIDWIESSDNYARLWIGGRSYLLRESMRELERRIGARGFVRAHRRALVRVGAVTEVATTAGGGVVARLESGATIPVSRRLRPAFSAAVRTGTRVDLT; from the coding sequence ATGGCGGATGAATGGACCGTGCTGATCGCGGATGACGAGCCGGCCGCCCGCCGTGGCGTCCGCCAGCTCCTGGCGGGCTACGCGGAATTCACCGTCTGCGGCGAAGCCCGCAACGGCGCGGACGCGCTCGCGGCGCTGGACGCCCGCCGGCCGGATCTGCTCTTCCTCGACATCCAGATGCCCGGGCTCGACGGCTTCGACGTCATCCGGCGCCGCACGCCCGAGCGGATGCCGCTCCTCGTATTCCTCACCGCCTACGATCAGTTCGCGCTCCGCGCGTTCGAGGCGCAGGCGCTCGACTATCTCGTCAAGCCCGTCACCGAAGCGCGCTTCGCCGCGACGATGGCGCGGGTGACGAGGCAGCTGCGTGCCGCACGGGCGATCGAGCCCGAGCCGCCGATCGTCGTCACGACCGCGAAAGGGATCACCGTCCTGCGCCCTCGCGATATCGACTGGATCGAGTCGTCGGACAACTACGCCCGGCTGTGGATCGGCGGCCGGAGTTATCTCCTGCGCGAGTCGATGCGCGAACTGGAGCGGCGGATCGGCGCGCGCGGGTTCGTCCGCGCGCACCGCCGCGCGCTGGTTCGCGTCGGCGCCGTGACGGAGGTCGCGACCACGGCGGGCGGCGGCGTCGTCGCGCGCCTCGAGAGCGGCGCCACCATTCCCGTGTCCCGGCGTCTCCGTCCGGCGTTCAGCGCCGCGGTTCGCACCGGAACGCGGGTGGATCTGACGTGA
- a CDS encoding D-aminoacylase — MKLIRLAAVVILVAWAGTAARQPQFDVLIAGGTVYDGTGAPGVRADVGITGDRVAAIGPRLDPTLAGTVIDASGLAVAPGFINMLSWATESLLHDGRSQSDIRQGVTTEIFGEGTSMGPLTAEMRARWTRQQGEIKFDITWTTLREYLELLERTGVSPNVASFVGAATVREYVVGLEDRRPTARELEQMQALVRQAMADGALGVGSSLIYAPGFYASTGELIALAAAAGEYHGKYISHIRSEGNRLEEAVAELIRISREARVPAEIYHLKAAGERNWPKMDRVLRTIEAARAEGLRITADMYLYTAGATGLDAALPPSALSGGWEALFERIRNPAERAKLRAAIVTPTQDWENLYLAAGSAERVVLVAFKNEQLRHLTGRTLASVAAERRQRPEDTILDLILEDQSRVGTVYFLMSEENIRTQLSKPWVSVGSDGGSFAPEGVFLASNPHPRAYGNVARLLGKYVRDEKVITLADAVHRLTGLPAANLGLDRRGMLKPGFFADVAVFDPATIADRATFEKPHQYAVGMKHVLVNGRIVLKDGEHTGATPGRALKGPGAK; from the coding sequence GTGAAGCTGATCAGGCTGGCGGCGGTCGTCATTCTCGTGGCCTGGGCCGGCACGGCTGCCCGACAGCCGCAGTTCGACGTACTGATCGCCGGCGGCACCGTCTACGACGGGACCGGCGCGCCGGGCGTGCGCGCCGACGTCGGCATCACCGGCGATCGCGTGGCGGCGATCGGACCGCGGCTCGATCCGACGCTCGCCGGCACGGTCATCGACGCCTCCGGCCTGGCGGTCGCCCCCGGTTTCATCAACATGCTGTCGTGGGCGACGGAGTCGCTGCTGCACGACGGGCGCTCGCAGAGCGACATCCGCCAGGGTGTGACCACCGAAATCTTCGGCGAAGGCACGTCGATGGGGCCGCTGACGGCGGAGATGCGCGCCCGCTGGACGCGTCAGCAAGGGGAAATCAAGTTCGACATCACCTGGACGACGCTGCGGGAGTACCTCGAGCTGCTCGAAAGGACAGGCGTGTCGCCGAACGTCGCGTCGTTCGTCGGCGCCGCGACGGTCCGCGAGTACGTCGTTGGACTGGAGGATCGAAGACCGACCGCGCGCGAGCTGGAGCAGATGCAGGCGCTGGTGCGGCAGGCCATGGCGGACGGCGCGCTCGGCGTCGGCTCGTCGCTGATCTACGCACCCGGCTTCTACGCGAGCACCGGGGAGCTGATCGCGCTGGCGGCAGCGGCAGGGGAATATCACGGCAAGTACATCTCGCACATCCGCAGCGAAGGCAATCGCCTCGAGGAGGCGGTCGCCGAACTGATTCGCATCAGCCGCGAGGCGCGGGTGCCGGCGGAGATCTACCACCTCAAGGCGGCCGGCGAGCGCAACTGGCCGAAGATGGACCGCGTGCTCCGGACCATCGAGGCGGCACGCGCCGAGGGGCTGCGCATCACCGCCGACATGTACCTCTACACGGCGGGAGCAACCGGGCTCGACGCCGCGCTGCCGCCGTCCGCGCTGAGCGGAGGCTGGGAGGCGTTGTTCGAGCGAATCCGCAATCCGGCGGAGCGCGCGAAGCTCCGCGCCGCCATCGTCACGCCGACCCAGGACTGGGAGAACCTCTATCTCGCGGCGGGCTCGGCGGAGCGGGTGGTGCTGGTCGCCTTCAAGAACGAGCAGCTCCGCCACCTGACCGGCCGCACGCTCGCGTCGGTGGCCGCCGAGCGGCGGCAGCGTCCGGAAGACACGATTCTCGACCTGATCCTCGAGGATCAATCGCGCGTCGGCACGGTCTACTTCCTGATGTCCGAAGAGAACATCAGGACGCAGCTGAGCAAGCCGTGGGTGTCGGTCGGCTCCGACGGCGGGTCGTTCGCGCCCGAGGGCGTGTTCCTGGCGTCGAACCCGCACCCGCGGGCCTACGGCAACGTCGCGCGGCTTCTCGGCAAGTACGTGCGCGACGAGAAGGTGATCACGCTGGCCGATGCGGTGCACCGGCTGACCGGGCTGCCGGCGGCAAACCTCGGACTCGATCGGCGCGGCATGCTGAAGCCGGGCTTTTTCGCCGACGTCGCCGTCTTCGATCCGGCGACGATTGCCGACCGGGCGACGTTCGAGAAGCCGCACCAGTACGCCGTCGGCATGAAACACGTGCTCGTGAACGGACGCATCGTCCTGAAGGACGGCGAGCACACGGGCGCCACACCGGGGCGGGCGCTGAAGGGCCCCGGCGCGAAGTAG
- a CDS encoding ATP-binding protein, translating into MVTVQDDETARLAALRQYRILDTEPERAFDDLALLASQICETPIALITLVDADRQWFKARTGIAETETPRAISFCTHAIKQQDLFIVPDARDDDRFRDNPLVTGGLFVRFYAGAPLVTPEGHALGTICVIDCVPRTLTAEQREALDALRRQVQAQLELRRNLYELKAALKARDEAEADVVKLSSLIPYCSTCQLDLTLPAEPSAIPQITDGVTAVLRGKRWPEEDVMAVELSLQEAIANAVRHGCQGDPTKRVQCCVNVDAAGEVVIVVRDPGPGFDPSKVPDPLGPENLFKPSGRGVFLINGLMDQVTYTDGGREVQMRKRSEPV; encoded by the coding sequence ATGGTCACCGTACAAGACGACGAGACCGCGCGGCTGGCGGCGCTGCGGCAGTACCGGATTCTCGACACCGAACCGGAGCGCGCCTTCGACGACCTCGCCCTGCTCGCCTCGCAGATCTGCGAGACGCCGATCGCGCTCATCACGCTGGTCGACGCGGACCGCCAGTGGTTCAAGGCGCGCACCGGCATCGCCGAGACCGAGACGCCGCGGGCGATCTCGTTCTGCACCCATGCCATCAAGCAGCAGGACCTCTTCATCGTCCCGGACGCCCGCGACGACGATCGATTTCGCGACAATCCCCTGGTCACCGGCGGGCTGTTCGTGCGGTTCTATGCCGGCGCTCCGCTCGTCACCCCCGAAGGGCACGCGCTCGGCACGATTTGCGTCATCGACTGCGTGCCGCGCACGCTGACCGCCGAGCAGCGCGAGGCGCTCGACGCGCTCAGGCGCCAGGTACAGGCGCAACTCGAGCTGCGGCGCAATCTCTACGAGTTGAAGGCGGCGCTGAAGGCACGGGACGAGGCGGAAGCGGACGTGGTCAAGTTGAGCAGCCTGATCCCCTACTGCTCGACGTGCCAGCTCGATCTCACGCTGCCTGCCGAGCCGTCCGCGATCCCGCAGATCACCGACGGGGTCACCGCGGTGCTGCGCGGCAAGCGATGGCCCGAAGAGGACGTCATGGCGGTCGAACTCTCGCTGCAGGAAGCGATCGCCAATGCGGTGCGTCATGGCTGCCAGGGCGATCCCACCAAGCGCGTCCAGTGCTGCGTGAACGTCGATGCCGCCGGCGAGGTGGTCATCGTCGTGCGGGATCCGGGCCCGGGGTTCGATCCGTCGAAGGTGCCCGATCCGCTCGGTCCCGAGAACCTGTTCAAGCCGAGCGGGCGCGGCGTGTTCCTGATCAACGGACTGATGGATCAGGTCACCTACACGGACGGCGGCCGCGAGGTCCAGATGCGCAAGCGGAGCGAACCGGTCTAG